A part of Lycium ferocissimum isolate CSIRO_LF1 unplaced genomic scaffold, AGI_CSIRO_Lferr_CH_V1 ctg2309, whole genome shotgun sequence genomic DNA contains:
- the LOC132043325 gene encoding proteinase inhibitor I-B-like isoform X2 has product MKKLALVVAFLLLASLFQPLTARNLEIDVFQLDVAQSGCPGVTKNQWPELLGVPANFAKQTIQKENPKITDVPYVLNGSPVTLDFRCDRVRLFVNVLDIVVQTPRVT; this is encoded by the exons ATGAAGAAGTTAGCTCTCGTGGTTGCTTTTTTGCTTCTTGCATCAC tctttcaacctctcactGCTCGAAATTTGGAAATCGATGTATTTCAACTTGATGTGGCTCAGTCTGGTTGCCCAG GAGTGACAAAGAACCAATGGCCAGAGCTTCTTGGTGTGCCAGCTAACTTTGCAAAGCAAACTATTCAGAAGGAAAATCCAAAAATAACCGATGTTCCATACGTTCTGAATGGTTCTCCAGTGACTTTAGATTTTAGATGTGATCGAGTTCGTCTCTTTGTTAATGTGTTGGACATTGTTGTGCAAACTCCTCGAGTTActtaa